A portion of the Cryptomeria japonica chromosome 5, Sugi_1.0, whole genome shotgun sequence genome contains these proteins:
- the LOC131875822 gene encoding putative germin-like protein 2-3 encodes MQIQVQANKVALEAPRRSFGGRDDAWRHRLTSPPYHGSASGWPSAAPVTLAPTAGDGSGWPTAITSKFPRLRKEKKIKTLKMGANGFSCKDPKIVSAEGFFFSGLRLGDTSNAVGSNVTAANVNQIPGLNTLGISLVRIDYAVDRINSPHTHPKASEILVLLKGQLLVGFIDITSKFHSKVLKKGDVFVFPKGLLHFQHNVGHRNAVAISGLSSQNPGVQVTANSLFAVNPRLPDGVLTKAFRSDKTVVDFIQGKFM; translated from the exons atgcagattcaggTACAAGCTAACaaagtggctcttgag GCTCCTCGCCGCTCCTTTGGTGGGAGAGATGATGCGTGGAGGCATCGCTTGACTTCTCCTCCGTATCATGGCTCTGCCTCAGGGTGGCCTTCTGCTGCTCCTGTGACTTTGGCTCCTACTGCTGGTGATGGCTCTGGGTGGCCTACTGCCATCACCTCCAAGTTTCCACGTTTGAGGAAGGAGAAGAAGATAAAGACCCTGAAGATGGGTG CGAACGGCTTCTCTTGCAAGGACCCCAAAATTGTTTCAGCAGAGGGCTTCTTCTTCAGCGGGCTTCGACTAGGGGACACGAGCAACGCCGTAGGGTCTAACGTAACAGCAGCCAACGTTAACCAGATTCCGGGGTTAAACACACTGGGAATATCGTTGGTCCGCATAGACTACGCTGTGGATAGAATTAATTCTCCTCACACCCATCCAAAAGCCTCAGAAATCCTGGTTTTACTTAAAGGCCAACTACTAGTGGGATTCATCGATATAACAAGCAAGTTTCACAGCAAGGTGTTGAAGAAAGGAGACGTGTTTGTGTTTCCCAAGGGATTGCTACATTTCCAGCATAATGTGGGGCATCGAAATGCGGTGGCTATCTCTGGGTTGAGCAGCCAAAATCCAGGAGTTCAGGTTACTGCCAATTCCCTCTTTGCAGTAAATCCTCGTTTGCCAGATGGTGTATTAACCAAGGCCTTCCGCAGTGATAAAACAGTAGTCGATTTCATTCAGGGCAAATTCATGTAA